The following is a genomic window from Pseudomonadales bacterium.
TAGGTCGGGTTTCAACCCGACATCTCCGTCGGCATGCATACCGACCCACGGGTGCAATCCCAACCCGCGTAGGTCGGGTTTCAACCCGACATCCCTGTCGGCATGAAGGCCGACCTACAGCCATGCACAATCCCAATGCGGATAGTCCCCGATCCGGTCCACCAGGCCGGATCGCAGCGGATTTGCCACGATGTACCGCGCCACCGCCATGCGATCGTCTTCTGCACGCAACGCACGATCATGGAAGTTCGGCTGCCAGAGTGTACCGACGCGACCGAGCCGTCGATTGATCAAGCGCGCGGAACTGCCCTTGACCGAATGCAAGAGTGCTGCAAGTCGCGTCCCTGACCCCAGCCGCAGCAACGCGTGAACATGATCCGGCATGATGACCCACGCGAGCCAATCGGCCATGCCATCGGCCTCGGCGTGTCGCAATACGCTTACCAGCAAACGCGCGCAGTCGAAATCGTCGAAGACCCGGATGCGATCCATGGTGACGGCAGTGACGAGGTATTCCTGTCCCGGGGCCGAGTAGCGTCCCTTGCGCAGATCGGTGTAGACCACGAGGGCACATCCTTGTGCTGCCGGCATTGCACGTCATCCGTCGGGCCGTCGGGCTGAAGCCCGACCTACGTGGACCGGCATTGCACGTCATCCGTCGGGCCGTCGGGCTGAAGCCCGACCTACGTGGGTCGGGTTTCAATCCGACATCCCCGTCGGCATGAATGCCGACCTACGGCACGATCCCCGTCGGCATGAATGCCGACCCACGGTACGATCCCCGTCGGCATGAATGCCGATCTGCGTGGGTCGGGTTTCAACCCGACACAACCACGCCCCACGAAACAGGACATCGCAAACATAGCGACGATGCGCGCCAGGTCGCCATGCGATATGTCGCGATCGGGCGGAACCGCGGCAACCCATCGCCATGGATGGTGGAATCCCCGTCGGCATGAATGCCGACCTACGGTACGATCTCGTCGGCATGAATGCCGACCCACGGGCGCGACCCCAACCCGCGTAGGTCGGGTTTCAACCCGACATCCCCGTCGGCATGAATGCCGACCCACGGTACGATCCCGT
Proteins encoded in this region:
- a CDS encoding transposase; protein product: MPAAQGCALVVYTDLRKGRYSAPGQEYLVTAVTMDRIRVFDDFDCARLLVSVLRHAEADGMADWLAWVIMPDHVHALLRLGSGTRLAALLHSVKGSSARLINRRLGRVGTLWQPNFHDRALRAEDDRMAVARYIVANPLRSGLVDRIGDYPHWDCAWL